The proteins below come from a single Psychrobacter sp. FDAARGOS_221 genomic window:
- a CDS encoding DUF2127 domain-containing protein yields MTEEPPQVSGSIKAVTLYEIIKGVGAILIALALWSYHSQVLVFIDDANQAWVTRFGNLFEVQVDSLTRLAQRGAENWQLFMLIIFGYAGLRFIEAYGLWRDKTWAYWFSLLGYGLFLPLEFYYVIVRPFDWFKLGVLILNIVVVYVVYRQMRHKGLIS; encoded by the coding sequence TTGACTGAGGAGCCGCCACAGGTTAGTGGTTCTATTAAAGCAGTCACATTATATGAGATCATTAAAGGGGTTGGGGCAATACTGATTGCCCTTGCTTTATGGAGCTACCACAGTCAGGTGTTGGTATTTATTGATGATGCCAATCAGGCCTGGGTGACTCGCTTTGGCAACCTGTTTGAAGTCCAGGTAGACAGCCTAACTCGCTTGGCACAGCGAGGGGCTGAAAACTGGCAGCTGTTTATGTTGATCATTTTTGGTTATGCCGGTCTGCGCTTTATTGAAGCTTATGGCTTATGGCGTGACAAAACCTGGGCGTATTGGTTTAGCCTTTTGGGTTATGGCTTGTTTTTACCACTAGAGTTTTATTATGTGATTGTGCGCCCGTTTGATTGGTTTAAGCTTGGCGTTTTAATATTAAACATCGTCGTGGTGTATGTGGTCTATCGACAGATGCGACACAAAGGCTTGATTTCTTGA